A stretch of DNA from bacterium:
ACACCTTTTTGACCAAAGGGCTTTTCTTGATCTTCCAGACCAGCGCATGTTCGCGGCCGCCGCCACCGATGACCAGTACCTTCATTTTTTAATCTTTTCCCTTTCGCCGGATCGTTTTCGCATCGTCTCGTTCATACGCAGGCCGTCGATCTGATCCCGCAGGTCAGCCGCTCGCTCAAACTCAAGCTGCGCAGCGGCATCGAACATCTTTTTCTCCAGATCGCGAAACAGCTCCTCTTTTTCCGTGGGCGCCAGCTTGACCCATTTGCGCATAAAGTCGGGATCTTCCAGCAGTGCGCCGGACCGGGCCGGACCGGGCGCGGCCTTGGCATCGGCGACCCGCGTGGCGCCCATCACCTCCTGCACGGATTTGTAGATGGAACGCGGTGTGATGCCATGCACCCGGTTGTACTCTGCCTGAATCTTGCGCCGCCGTTCCGTCTCGTCAATGGCTTTTTTCATCGAATCCGTAACGCGGTCGGCGTAAAAAATCACCTTGCCCGCAATGTTGCGCGCAGCACGCCCTGCAGTCTGAATCAGCGATCGCTCAGAACGCAGATAGCCCTCCTTGTCCGCATCCAGTATGGCCACCAGCGAGACCTCGGGCAGATCCAACCCTTCGCGCAGAAGGTTAATGCCGACCAGAACATCGAACTCGGCCAGCCGCAGCTCGCGCAAAATCGCCACCCGCTCCAGCGCTTCGATCTCGGAATGGAGATAGCGCACCCGGATACCGACGTTGGCCAGATAATCGGTGAGGTCCTC
This window harbors:
- a CDS encoding excinuclease ABC subunit B (The UvrABC repair system catalyzes the recognition and processing of DNA lesions. The beta-hairpin of the Uvr-B subunit is inserted between the strands, where it probes for the presence of a lesion), with product YFPKDFLIIVDESHATLPQLQAMYHGDRSRKETLVEYGFRLPSALDNRPLNFDEFIRSIHKCLFVSATPGDVELELSEGVVVEQVIRPTGLMDPEIEVRPVKGQIDDLIAEIRERAARGERILVTTLTKRMAEDLTDYLANVGIRVRYLHSEIEALERVAILRELRLAEFDVLVGINLLREGLDLPEVSLVAILDADKEGYLRSERSLIQTAGRAARNIAGKVIFYADRVTDSMKKAIDETERRRKIQAEYNRVHGITPRSIYKSVQEVMGATRVADAKAAPGPARSGALLEDPDFMRKWVKLAPTEKEELFRDLEKKMFDAAAQLEFERAADLRDQIDGLRMNETMRKRSGEREKIKK